The following proteins are co-located in the Clostridiales bacterium genome:
- a CDS encoding response regulator: MKDLENLNVLYIEDDAATREALSKFLKLRVGRMTSAASGEEGLGKFREYCPNLLIVDLIMPGMSGLEMIGEIRKQDRDCPILITSTVSEVNTVLEAVDMGIVHYIIKPIDTEDLERKLFAIAEEIRRKQNCNRVFERISLEKRGVIEDVLRREFLGILKNTSGKGPQDVKVLLFEDRMEFLAVEAWTTMEKTVSANRRNIAVAEQFRTLFYQEVTEMLEARATQAVGCPMRVTSIAVDGLKRIDRIVLTIV, translated from the coding sequence ATGAAAGATCTTGAAAACTTGAATGTTCTTTACATCGAAGATGATGCTGCAACAAGAGAAGCGTTGTCTAAATTTTTAAAATTAAGAGTCGGTAGGATGACATCAGCGGCATCTGGCGAAGAGGGCCTTGGGAAATTTCGCGAGTATTGTCCCAACCTGCTCATAGTAGATCTTATAATGCCTGGCATGTCGGGCCTGGAGATGATCGGAGAAATCAGGAAACAGGACAGGGACTGCCCCATTCTCATTACCTCCACAGTAAGTGAAGTAAATACCGTTTTGGAAGCGGTTGATATGGGGATTGTCCATTATATCATCAAGCCCATCGATACTGAGGATTTGGAGCGGAAGCTTTTCGCCATTGCAGAGGAAATCAGGAGAAAGCAGAACTGCAATCGTGTTTTTGAGCGTATCAGTCTTGAAAAGCGAGGGGTGATTGAAGATGTGCTGCGGCGAGAGTTTCTTGGGATACTGAAAAATACTTCGGGGAAAGGACCTCAGGATGTTAAGGTGCTGCTCTTTGAAGATCGTATGGAGTTCCTTGCTGTGGAAGCTTGGACGACTATGGAGAAGACCGTGAGCGCAAACAGAAGAAATATTGCTGTCGCAGAACAATTTCGAACGCTTTTTTACCAGGAAGTCACTGAAATGCTGGAGGCTCGCGCAACCCAAGCAGTTGGTTGCCCTATGAGAGTGACCTCCATTGCAGTTGACGGTCTAAAACGAATAGATAGAATCGTGTTGACAATTGTGTGA